In the genome of Rhizobium etli 8C-3, one region contains:
- a CDS encoding LysR family transcriptional regulator, producing MREVDLRRVDLNLLVALEALLDEKNVTRAAHRLGMSQPAASRALGRLRALFSDALLVDGPGGYVLSSRAEEVRPALRRILAGVGEMLEANAFDPATATGRIRLLMPDLQAAVLAPHLLARLAGEAPSLDLDIAAQGTNGFEALEHGAADAMVALIDEAPAGIHRRRLYDEELVTLMRAQHPALAGKLTLDRFLALEHIVVSVTGVGPAPVDEVLARMGRTRRVKLRVPNFFAAVEIAARSDLIMTLPSSLARAAANMRRFVSLPPPLDIGSFAMSLAWHARQQDAPRHIWLRRAIVSAATDMSSMIEVGS from the coding sequence ATGCGCGAAGTGGATTTACGTCGGGTCGACCTCAACCTGTTGGTAGCCCTTGAGGCGCTGCTGGATGAGAAGAACGTCACCCGGGCCGCCCACCGGCTCGGCATGAGCCAGCCGGCCGCTAGTCGAGCGCTCGGACGATTGCGCGCATTGTTTTCGGACGCGCTGCTGGTCGATGGGCCAGGCGGCTACGTCCTTAGCTCCCGTGCCGAAGAGGTGCGGCCCGCGCTGCGCAGGATATTAGCAGGCGTAGGAGAAATGCTGGAAGCGAACGCGTTCGATCCCGCGACGGCCACGGGTCGAATTCGGCTTCTTATGCCCGATCTCCAGGCCGCCGTGCTCGCGCCGCATTTGCTCGCCCGCCTAGCCGGCGAGGCACCCTCGCTCGATCTGGATATTGCCGCGCAGGGCACGAATGGGTTCGAAGCGCTGGAGCACGGCGCCGCGGATGCGATGGTGGCGCTGATCGACGAAGCGCCGGCCGGCATCCACCGGCGCCGCCTCTATGACGAGGAACTCGTGACGCTCATGCGGGCACAACACCCTGCGCTCGCCGGAAAACTCACTCTCGACCGCTTTCTGGCGCTGGAGCATATCGTGGTAAGCGTCACGGGCGTCGGACCTGCACCTGTCGATGAGGTGCTTGCGCGAATGGGGCGAACACGACGGGTGAAGCTGCGCGTGCCGAACTTCTTCGCGGCGGTCGAGATCGCCGCTCGCTCCGACCTCATCATGACCCTGCCATCTAGCCTGGCACGAGCGGCCGCCAACATGAGGCGCTTCGTATCGTTACCGCCGCCCCTCGATATTGGGAGTTTCGCGATGAGCCTCGCGTGGCACGCGCGCCAGCAAGACGCGCCCAGACACATATGGTTGCGACGTGCCATTGTTTCAGCGGCAACGGATATGTCATCGATGATTGAAGTTGGAAGCTGA
- a CDS encoding NmrA family NAD(P)-binding protein, with protein MYVVLGASGRVGGEAARALIECGAAVRVVLRRQEQGERWAALGAEVAVASIEDANAMADALKGASGAFLLNPPPLKGDPYARTEILGAALADAARRAHLPKAVVLSSIGAQHASGTGVIATLNRFEALLGGVAPATTFLRSGYFIETWSEVAETVISESVLPTFLDPAQKVPMVSAMDVGHAAAALLCEEWAGNRIVELGGPKDWSAGDVAAAFAEVLGRPIKSLLVPSEQRAALLSQEGVPAEVANALLGMYVGIANGLFMRQNESEHRRGATSLTEALERVVSLGI; from the coding sequence ATGTATGTTGTGCTTGGAGCAAGCGGGCGGGTCGGCGGCGAGGCAGCGCGCGCCCTCATCGAATGCGGCGCGGCCGTGCGTGTGGTCCTGCGTCGTCAGGAACAGGGTGAAAGGTGGGCAGCCCTCGGTGCGGAGGTGGCTGTCGCGAGCATTGAGGATGCCAATGCGATGGCCGATGCGCTGAAGGGCGCGTCAGGAGCGTTCCTACTCAATCCGCCGCCGCTGAAAGGTGATCCCTATGCACGCACGGAAATACTCGGCGCGGCATTGGCCGATGCAGCACGGCGGGCGCATCTGCCCAAGGCCGTCGTCCTGTCGTCTATTGGAGCGCAGCATGCCTCTGGCACCGGTGTAATCGCCACTTTGAACCGGTTCGAAGCGTTGCTCGGCGGCGTGGCACCTGCGACCACCTTCCTGCGGTCAGGCTATTTTATCGAGACATGGAGCGAAGTGGCAGAAACTGTCATCTCGGAAAGTGTCCTGCCGACCTTTCTCGACCCCGCTCAGAAGGTCCCCATGGTGAGCGCTATGGATGTCGGGCATGCAGCGGCAGCCCTACTCTGCGAGGAGTGGGCCGGTAATCGGATCGTGGAGCTGGGCGGACCGAAAGACTGGAGCGCCGGCGATGTGGCAGCGGCCTTTGCCGAAGTTCTCGGCCGGCCGATAAAATCGTTACTCGTTCCGTCGGAACAGCGCGCCGCACTTCTATCCCAAGAAGGCGTCCCCGCCGAGGTAGCGAACGCGCTTCTCGGCATGTATGTGGGAATCGCCAATGGGCTGTTTATGCGCCAGAATGAAAGCGAACATCGGCGCGGCGCGACCTCTCTGACGGAGGCTCTGGAGCGTGTTGTGTCGCTTGGCATTTAA
- a CDS encoding type II toxin-antitoxin system HipA family toxin: MRLTLQAHFDGEWHHAATLELKDDAAGFQGASVVDYDLDYFITVASAEFAAGKTVRDHRALSVRYPVDLENRYSRSWPPFLLDLMPQGHARRKLAEHLGLAEGSRASDLSLLMRSATGGIGNIRIKEAADAEAERLRGVERQGVTEAEILVRSDRFMEVVDRFGMLASGSSGLQGEWPKVSMTQADDGLYYPDSFVTDDEAVRHVIVKLVRSNEPVDRLILEGEALYSRIAREIDLNVSDPSIYAEGVLIIPRFDRKKRQGGGTLRLGQESLVSAIGVADFGYVGTHEAYIHVLRQYSADPFSDVVEYLKRDIANLALGNPDNHGRNSALSKHQDGTIRLSPLFDFAPMRLAKEGIVRSTRWAMMRDGGRDHLPDWKQICAELMPDPDEQKALAATLFEFAEHLRQAPTMAKDLEASSDIVDRAMGRCMAITDSVLEAFL, encoded by the coding sequence ATGCGCTTAACGCTCCAAGCCCATTTTGATGGTGAGTGGCATCACGCCGCGACGCTAGAACTGAAGGACGACGCGGCCGGCTTTCAGGGCGCGTCCGTTGTCGACTACGATCTCGACTATTTCATCACTGTGGCATCGGCGGAGTTTGCTGCCGGAAAGACAGTCCGTGACCATCGCGCCCTGTCAGTCCGCTATCCCGTTGACCTCGAAAATCGATATAGCCGCAGTTGGCCGCCGTTCCTCTTGGATCTCATGCCCCAAGGCCATGCGAGGCGAAAGCTTGCCGAGCACCTCGGCCTTGCGGAAGGCTCGCGCGCTTCTGATCTCTCGCTGCTTATGCGATCGGCGACGGGCGGCATAGGCAATATCCGGATCAAAGAAGCGGCGGACGCCGAAGCGGAACGGCTGCGCGGTGTTGAGCGCCAAGGGGTTACAGAGGCGGAAATCCTTGTGCGCTCGGATCGCTTCATGGAAGTCGTCGATCGCTTTGGTATGCTCGCCTCCGGCTCAAGCGGCCTGCAAGGCGAATGGCCGAAGGTCTCGATGACCCAGGCGGATGACGGGCTCTATTATCCCGACAGCTTCGTGACCGATGACGAGGCCGTGCGCCACGTCATCGTCAAGCTGGTACGCAGCAATGAGCCCGTGGACCGCCTGATTCTCGAAGGCGAAGCTCTCTATTCGCGCATCGCTCGAGAGATCGATCTGAATGTCAGCGATCCTTCTATCTATGCTGAAGGTGTCCTGATCATTCCCCGTTTCGACCGGAAAAAGAGACAAGGCGGCGGAACCCTCCGGCTGGGGCAGGAAAGCCTCGTGTCAGCGATCGGCGTTGCCGATTTCGGCTATGTCGGCACGCACGAAGCCTACATCCACGTTCTGCGCCAATATTCGGCCGATCCCTTCTCGGACGTTGTGGAATACCTGAAGCGGGACATCGCCAACTTGGCGCTCGGCAATCCCGACAATCATGGCCGCAATTCCGCACTCAGCAAACACCAAGACGGCACGATCCGCCTGTCTCCACTCTTTGATTTCGCACCAATGCGGCTTGCCAAGGAGGGAATCGTTCGCTCCACCCGATGGGCCATGATGCGTGACGGCGGTCGCGATCATCTTCCCGATTGGAAGCAGATTTGCGCCGAACTGATGCCTGATCCTGATGAGCAGAAAGCGCTCGCGGCTACGCTTTTCGAGTTTGCCGAACATCTGCGCCAGGCTCCGACCATGGCGAAAGATTTGGAGGCGTCGTCGGACATTGTGGACCGCGCGATGGGACGTTGCATGGCGATAACAGATAGCGTTCTGGAGGCATTCCTGTGA
- a CDS encoding helix-turn-helix transcriptional regulator, giving the protein MARWKKPTKEEVLENRRTLAERARTGDLRLPGAVAEIRKGFGMTQEEFAKTLSLTRRQVAEIEAGTANPTLETLEKIGRLFGFGIGFVPKRG; this is encoded by the coding sequence ATGGCTCGTTGGAAGAAACCCACGAAAGAAGAGGTACTTGAAAACCGTAGAACGCTGGCCGAGCGTGCTCGAACCGGCGACCTAAGGCTGCCTGGTGCTGTGGCAGAGATCCGTAAAGGGTTCGGGATGACACAGGAGGAGTTTGCCAAGACGCTGTCGCTTACCAGACGCCAAGTTGCGGAGATCGAAGCAGGCACGGCAAACCCAACGCTCGAAACATTGGAAAAGATAGGCCGATTATTCGGATTCGGAATTGGTTTTGTACCCAAACGCGGTTGA
- a CDS encoding Fic/DOC family N-terminal domain-containing protein — protein MGEGETNCSLGVFPTSSLPHLHKLADLETIEVLKTLASVNRSLAELKGRAAAIPNQGILIDKLALQEAKASLEIENIVTTQDELFQAELFPEGPESSAAKEVAVKWLVPKSNYRVHSPVFRL, from the coding sequence ATGGGTGAAGGCGAGACAAATTGCTCGCTTGGAGTTTTCCCGACCTCCTCCTTGCCTCATCTCCATAAGCTCGCCGACCTAGAGACGATCGAGGTGTTGAAGACACTAGCTTCTGTGAATAGGTCGCTCGCCGAGTTGAAGGGGCGAGCGGCTGCAATACCAAATCAGGGCATCTTAATCGATAAGCTTGCGTTGCAAGAAGCCAAGGCTAGCTTAGAGATCGAGAATATCGTCACAACGCAGGATGAGCTCTTTCAAGCGGAGCTATTTCCAGAAGGTCCAGAATCCTCTGCAGCAAAGGAAGTCGCCGTGAAGTGGTTAGTGCCAAAATCTAATTACAGGGTCCATTCCCCGGTTTTCCGTTTGTGA
- a CDS encoding helix-turn-helix domain-containing protein has product MIHSAAEFGAVVREHRKKQGWTQTQLAERCGTGERFIVDLENGKPSCQLEKSLIAARTVGIDLGDLKTAAPPAATEADGDLGYLPRFS; this is encoded by the coding sequence ATGATCCATTCGGCCGCAGAATTCGGCGCAGTGGTTCGAGAACACAGAAAAAAGCAGGGCTGGACACAGACCCAGCTTGCGGAGCGCTGCGGGACGGGTGAACGCTTCATCGTCGATCTGGAGAACGGCAAGCCCAGCTGTCAGCTCGAGAAATCCCTCATCGCGGCCCGAACGGTCGGCATCGATCTCGGCGACCTGAAAACCGCAGCACCGCCTGCTGCCACGGAAGCCGATGGCGATCTCGGCTATCTGCCCCGTTTCTCCTGA
- a CDS encoding HipA N-terminal domain-containing protein — translation MSLAYEQSWEQRASAFPISLTMPLRSGTYGAEQVVSWLANLLPENTPLRDRSAVEGLASGHCWSSHAPWPRYRRSLFDKQVDQSLPQQIATKSNADELHGNDWRQFASAVGLSPAVVTKRIRELSDRVASKLEEALGETERYPSFRRDFGANLVFLIRERCQRIGRQGVG, via the coding sequence ATTTCGCTCGCCTATGAGCAAAGCTGGGAACAACGTGCTTCGGCCTTCCCGATCTCGCTGACCATGCCCTTGCGATCCGGCACATATGGTGCTGAGCAGGTTGTGTCCTGGCTTGCCAATCTTCTTCCGGAAAACACACCTCTCCGAGATCGGTCAGCAGTTGAAGGTCTCGCCTCAGGACATTGTTGGTCTTCTCACGCGCCTTGGCCGCGATACCGACGGAGCCTTTTCGATAAGCAGGTTGACCAGTCGCTCCCACAACAGATCGCGACAAAGAGCAATGCCGACGAACTTCACGGCAATGACTGGCGGCAATTCGCATCGGCCGTCGGCCTCAGCCCTGCTGTCGTGACAAAACGGATAAGGGAGCTCTCCGACAGGGTTGCTTCAAAGCTCGAAGAGGCACTGGGGGAGACAGAGCGCTATCCCTCTTTTCGTCGAGACTTCGGGGCGAACCTCGTGTTTCTCATTCGCGAGAGGTGCCAGCGGATCGGACGACAGGGTGTCGGGTAG
- the rplU gene encoding 50S ribosomal protein L21: MFAVIKTGGKQYRVAANDVLTIEKLEATAGDSIEFTEVLVIGEGADAAIGAPFVKGASVKAEVVEHNRGKKVIAFKKRRRQNSKRSRGHRQHHTVVRITDIVAAK, encoded by the coding sequence ATGTTCGCAGTCATCAAGACCGGCGGTAAGCAGTACCGTGTGGCAGCAAACGACGTGCTGACCATCGAGAAGCTTGAAGCAACCGCTGGCGACTCCATCGAATTCACCGAAGTCCTCGTAATCGGCGAAGGCGCCGACGCTGCGATTGGTGCTCCCTTCGTCAAGGGCGCTTCCGTCAAGGCCGAAGTGGTCGAGCACAATCGCGGCAAGAAGGTCATCGCCTTCAAGAAGCGCCGCCGTCAGAACTCGAAGCGTTCGCGCGGCCATCGCCAGCACCATACGGTCGTCCGCATCACGGACATCGTGGCTGCCAAGTAA
- the rpmA gene encoding 50S ribosomal protein L27, with the protein MAHKKAGGSSRNGRDSESKRLGVKKFGGEAVIAGNIIVRQRGTQWHPGANVGLGKDHTIFALTAGNVDYRTKANGRVYVSVMPKAEAAE; encoded by the coding sequence ATGGCACATAAGAAAGCTGGCGGTTCGTCGCGTAACGGTCGTGATTCCGAATCCAAGCGCCTTGGCGTGAAGAAGTTCGGCGGCGAAGCCGTCATCGCAGGCAACATCATCGTGCGTCAGCGCGGTACGCAGTGGCATCCGGGCGCCAATGTCGGCCTCGGGAAGGACCACACCATTTTTGCGCTTACGGCAGGCAATGTGGACTACCGAACGAAGGCCAATGGTCGCGTGTACGTGTCTGTAATGCCGAAAGCGGAAGCAGCGGAATAA
- a CDS encoding GNAT family N-acetyltransferase, with protein sequence MQGELIRVDQSRSPQERLRPERLRTDCPVLLSERLVMRAPHEEDIDALSHLANNAKVATMVSRMPHPYTANDAADFVRRTKNGEIGKCVYAITKAENGAFMGCCGVEPHADGRTVEIGYWLGEPYWNQGYTTEACHALVDMVFRTRENVDQIDARCRVMNIASRRVIQKCGFQFQGSGLAASLALGSNVPVEWYRLDRKTWMSLRSWGSL encoded by the coding sequence ATGCAAGGCGAACTGATAAGGGTTGACCAATCACGGTCACCCCAAGAACGGCTGAGGCCGGAGCGGTTAAGGACCGATTGCCCTGTCTTGTTATCGGAAAGGCTCGTCATGCGCGCGCCCCACGAGGAAGACATTGACGCCCTTTCCCATCTCGCCAACAACGCCAAAGTCGCCACAATGGTATCGCGTATGCCGCACCCATATACCGCCAATGATGCCGCCGACTTCGTGCGTCGGACGAAGAATGGCGAGATTGGCAAGTGCGTCTACGCCATCACCAAAGCTGAAAACGGCGCCTTCATGGGGTGCTGCGGAGTTGAGCCGCATGCAGACGGGCGGACTGTCGAAATCGGCTATTGGCTCGGTGAACCCTACTGGAACCAAGGCTATACGACCGAAGCGTGCCACGCTCTGGTCGACATGGTCTTTCGCACGCGCGAAAACGTCGATCAAATCGATGCCCGTTGCCGGGTGATGAACATCGCATCGCGGCGGGTTATCCAGAAGTGCGGCTTCCAGTTCCAGGGCTCAGGCCTTGCCGCATCTCTGGCACTCGGCAGCAACGTGCCTGTGGAATGGTACCGGCTCGACCGCAAGACCTGGATGTCGCTTAGAAGTTGGGGGAGCCTGTGA
- a CDS encoding GNAT family N-acetyltransferase, producing MSAAILPRPRSEQVTPGPVPVVTTPRLTLRPHRLADANAIAESLSDFAVTRMLARVPAPYDRQDALDWLVPVTSGSLPDWHLAVTDGDDTHIGVVSVELRHGRWHLGYWLNRYFWRRGYMSEAVAAVLERFSRRIPDSAVHSGVFADNPASLRLQEKLGFRMTGCTEIYSFSRNTMVSHVETVLQPGALQITKAA from the coding sequence ATGAGCGCCGCCATCTTGCCGCGACCCAGGAGCGAGCAAGTGACGCCCGGCCCCGTGCCGGTCGTCACCACGCCCCGGCTGACGCTCCGCCCGCACAGGTTGGCCGATGCGAATGCGATTGCGGAATCGCTGTCCGATTTCGCAGTCACCCGCATGCTTGCCCGCGTGCCCGCGCCCTATGACAGGCAGGACGCGCTTGACTGGCTGGTTCCGGTGACCTCCGGCAGTCTGCCGGATTGGCACCTTGCGGTCACCGACGGCGACGACACCCATATCGGCGTCGTCTCCGTCGAGCTCCGCCACGGCCGCTGGCACCTTGGCTACTGGCTGAACCGCTACTTCTGGCGGCGCGGGTATATGAGCGAGGCTGTCGCAGCGGTGCTGGAGCGCTTCTCCCGGCGCATTCCGGACAGCGCTGTTCATTCGGGCGTGTTCGCGGACAATCCAGCCTCGCTGAGATTGCAGGAAAAGCTCGGTTTCCGGATGACCGGATGCACCGAAATCTACAGCTTCTCTCGCAACACCATGGTATCGCACGTCGAGACCGTGCTTCAGCCCGGCGCCTTGCAGATCACGAAGGCTGCCTGA
- a CDS encoding endonuclease/exonuclease/phosphatase family protein, producing the protein MKFASYNIQYGFGLDGIYDLGRIANNLDGADIIALQEVTRGFARNDFSDMAADLAAFFPNHFWVYGPACDLHVDAGEEGYPLRGTRFQFGNMIISRWPILSTRTLLLPRSRTVSKINLQRGATEAVVDTPQGALRVYSVHLDHVSPDERIRQLAYLNERINAFPFEGGCLTGASEFEIADLPLPEDYVILGDFNMVPESPEYCSFAGTKDGYYDRVPRIGTPVDAMAALEGYTPASYSWVDPKNHGKRMHLDYCFVSCGLHGRLKSAHVDTASVGSDHFPLWIEIGG; encoded by the coding sequence GTGAAGTTTGCGAGCTATAACATACAGTACGGCTTCGGTCTTGATGGGATTTATGATCTCGGCCGTATCGCGAACAATCTCGATGGCGCCGATATCATCGCGCTTCAGGAGGTGACCAGAGGCTTCGCGCGAAACGATTTTTCCGACATGGCGGCAGATCTTGCTGCCTTCTTTCCCAACCATTTCTGGGTCTATGGCCCGGCCTGCGACCTGCACGTCGACGCCGGTGAAGAGGGTTACCCGCTCCGCGGTACGCGCTTCCAGTTCGGCAACATGATCATTTCGCGGTGGCCGATCCTGTCGACGCGCACCCTGCTCTTGCCGCGCAGCCGCACAGTTTCGAAAATCAATCTGCAGCGCGGGGCGACCGAGGCCGTCGTCGATACGCCTCAAGGCGCTCTTCGCGTCTATTCCGTTCACCTCGATCACGTATCGCCCGACGAGCGTATCCGCCAGCTCGCCTATTTGAACGAGCGCATCAATGCGTTTCCATTCGAGGGCGGTTGCCTGACGGGTGCCAGTGAATTCGAGATTGCGGATCTGCCGCTTCCGGAAGACTACGTCATCTTGGGCGATTTCAACATGGTGCCGGAATCTCCGGAATACTGCTCTTTCGCCGGGACGAAAGACGGCTATTACGACCGAGTGCCGCGGATTGGAACACCTGTCGATGCGATGGCCGCGCTAGAAGGCTATACGCCCGCGAGCTATAGCTGGGTGGACCCGAAAAATCACGGCAAGCGAATGCACCTCGATTACTGCTTTGTCAGTTGTGGCCTGCATGGCCGCCTGAAATCTGCTCATGTGGATACGGCTTCGGTCGGCTCCGACCATTTCCCTCTCTGGATCGAAATTGGCGGATAG
- the obgE gene encoding GTPase ObgE yields MKFLDEAKVYIRSGDGGAGSVSFRREKFIEFGGPDGGDGGRGGDVWIEAVNGLNTLIDFRYQQHFKAKIGMHGMGKNRTGANGEDVTLKVPVGTQVLEEDQETLICDLTEEGQRFRLAAGGNGGFGNAHFKSSVNQAPDWANPGLPGEEKTIWLHLKLIADAGLVGLPNAGKSTFLAAVTRARPKIANYPFTTLHPNLGVATIDGQEFILADIPGLIEGAHEGIGIGDRFLGHVERTRVLLHLVSAQEEKVGKAYTTVKNELEAYGNELTDKPEIVALSQIDVLDDATLKRKTKELAKACGKTPFQISAATGKGMTEVLRALRDIIVEANAGGEKPAKAPKLRHRDMITSDEDRMDDDA; encoded by the coding sequence ATGAAATTTCTCGACGAAGCAAAGGTCTATATTCGGTCCGGTGACGGCGGCGCAGGCAGCGTCTCGTTCCGGCGCGAGAAGTTCATCGAGTTCGGCGGACCGGACGGCGGCGATGGCGGACGCGGCGGCGATGTCTGGATTGAAGCCGTCAATGGCCTCAATACGCTTATCGACTTCCGCTACCAGCAGCATTTCAAGGCCAAGATCGGCATGCACGGCATGGGCAAAAACCGCACCGGCGCCAATGGAGAAGACGTAACTCTCAAGGTTCCGGTCGGAACACAGGTCCTGGAAGAAGACCAGGAAACGCTGATCTGCGACCTGACGGAAGAAGGACAGCGTTTCCGGCTTGCCGCAGGCGGCAACGGCGGCTTTGGGAATGCGCATTTCAAGTCTTCGGTCAATCAGGCGCCGGATTGGGCAAATCCCGGATTGCCTGGCGAGGAAAAGACGATCTGGCTGCATCTGAAGCTGATTGCAGACGCCGGGCTCGTCGGTCTGCCCAATGCCGGCAAGTCCACTTTCCTGGCGGCAGTCACCCGCGCGCGGCCAAAGATCGCCAACTATCCCTTCACCACGCTGCACCCGAACCTCGGCGTGGCAACGATCGACGGACAGGAGTTCATTCTTGCAGACATCCCTGGCCTGATCGAGGGCGCGCACGAGGGGATCGGCATCGGCGACCGTTTCCTCGGCCATGTCGAGCGTACGCGCGTGCTGCTGCATCTGGTCTCGGCGCAGGAGGAAAAGGTCGGCAAAGCCTATACGACGGTGAAGAACGAGCTTGAGGCCTATGGAAACGAACTGACCGACAAACCGGAAATCGTTGCGCTCTCGCAGATCGACGTGCTCGACGATGCGACGCTGAAGAGGAAGACGAAGGAGCTTGCCAAGGCTTGCGGAAAGACGCCGTTCCAGATTTCGGCCGCAACCGGGAAGGGCATGACCGAGGTTCTGCGAGCCCTGCGCGACATCATTGTCGAGGCGAATGCGGGCGGCGAAAAGCCGGCCAAAGCGCCCAAGCTGCGGCATCGCGACATGATTACGAGCGATGAGGACAGAATGGATGACGACGCGTAA
- the proB gene encoding glutamate 5-kinase: protein MTTRKPLDRYRRIVIKIGSALLVDRKSGLKSAWLHAMCADIAALKARGADVLVVSSGAIALGRSVLDLPSGALKLEESQAAAAVGQISLARAWSESLSRDQIVAGQILLTLGDTEERRRYLNARATINQLLKIGAVPIINENDTVATSEIRYGDNDRLAARVATMTGADLLILLSDIDGLYTAPPHLDPAAKFLETIAEITPEIEAMAGGAASELSRGGMRTKIDAGKIATTSGCAMIIASGKTDSPLSAILNGARSSWFAPSGTPVTARKTWIAGQLQPAGELHVDDGAVTALGAGKSLLPAGVRKVVGLFSRGDTVAIIGPSGREIARGLVSYDAEDARRIVGRKSAEIEAILGYPGRTAMIHRDDMVLTSQANSKSERQKKDAAHA from the coding sequence ATGACGACGCGTAAGCCGCTCGATCGCTACCGCCGCATCGTCATCAAGATCGGCTCAGCACTCCTCGTCGACCGCAAGAGCGGGCTCAAAAGCGCGTGGCTCCATGCAATGTGCGCCGATATCGCCGCACTGAAGGCAAGAGGCGCGGATGTGCTTGTGGTCTCGTCGGGCGCAATCGCGCTCGGCCGCTCGGTGCTGGATCTGCCTTCCGGTGCACTGAAACTGGAGGAAAGCCAGGCGGCCGCAGCTGTCGGCCAGATTTCGCTGGCGCGTGCCTGGTCGGAAAGCCTATCGCGGGATCAGATCGTGGCGGGCCAGATCCTGCTGACGCTCGGCGACACTGAAGAACGTCGCCGCTATTTGAATGCCCGTGCCACGATCAACCAGTTGCTCAAGATCGGCGCCGTTCCGATCATCAATGAGAACGACACCGTCGCAACCAGCGAAATCCGGTACGGCGACAATGATCGCCTCGCAGCTCGTGTCGCAACGATGACCGGCGCCGACCTCTTGATCCTTCTATCCGATATCGATGGGCTTTATACGGCGCCGCCGCACCTCGATCCCGCGGCTAAGTTCCTTGAGACGATCGCCGAAATCACTCCGGAGATCGAAGCCATGGCAGGCGGCGCTGCTTCCGAGCTGTCGCGCGGCGGCATGCGCACGAAAATCGACGCCGGCAAGATCGCGACGACGTCGGGCTGCGCCATGATCATTGCTTCCGGCAAAACGGATAGCCCGCTATCGGCGATCTTGAATGGCGCACGGTCCTCCTGGTTCGCACCCTCCGGCACCCCCGTGACCGCGCGCAAGACCTGGATCGCAGGTCAGTTGCAGCCAGCTGGAGAACTGCATGTCGACGACGGCGCCGTGACGGCGCTCGGTGCGGGCAAGAGCCTGCTTCCCGCTGGCGTTCGCAAGGTGGTCGGACTTTTTAGCCGGGGTGACACCGTGGCAATTATTGGCCCTTCCGGGCGCGAGATCGCCCGCGGCCTCGTCAGCTACGACGCAGAAGACGCCCGCAGGATCGTTGGCCGCAAGTCCGCCGAGATCGAAGCGATCCTCGGCTACCCCGGCCGCACCGCTATGATCCATCGAGACGATATGGTGTTGACGTCACAGGCAAATTCGAAATCAGAAAGACAGAAGAAGGACGCGGCCCATGCTTGA